Within the Thermostichus lividus PCC 6715 genome, the region CCGCAGTTTGGCATGGTAAGGCGGGTTCAGTTGCCCTAACTCCTGCTGAATGGTGGTGTAAAGGAATTGCCAGCGATCCCACAGGCAAGCATACAACTCCGCAGACTGCGGAAAGGTAGCGAGAACCTGCAAACTGGCGCGGGCACAACCGAGGGGGGCGGCACTGCCTCTGAGCAGTTTTTGGCTGTCTCGCTGCTCAATCCAGTTAGGGTCACCGATGCCGACTACATCCTCAGGCGGAACGAACCAGTCAATAACCTCTGCTTGTACGGTTTGGGTTGAGGGCACGGCTGCTAGGGGTAACGGCAGGGTTAAATGCAAAATGCCGCCGCTGGACTGTTGAGCATTCATCAGGGGCAACAGAGCAAATAACGTCTGCTCACCGGGAAGTTCCGCTGCAACGACCACCATCGTCATGTGCTGAAAGCCGCTTAGCCAAGGAATGTTGCCTTTCAAAAGGTAGCCCTGTGGCAGCGATCGGGCTTTCAAGTCCACATGGTTGTAGCGCAGGTGAGAAAAGCCTACGCCAATCAAGGTTTTGCCCAACATCAAATCACTGAAGTAGGCTTGGGCAACGCTGCTATTCGGGTGCTCCAGAATAATACTGAGGGCAGTTTGGTGCTGCGAAACTAAAAAGGCAAGGGCACCGGAGGCCTCGCCAAGCTTGAGTGCTAAATGCCAAAGAATGGAGGGAGGGCATCCCAATCCACCAACGGCTTCTGGGGGAGCTAACCGGAAAATTCCTAACTCTGCTAGGGCTTGCAAGGCACTGGAGAGCAACGATTTTTGCTGATCTATCCGATTGGCATTGGGGGCAACCTCTGTCTCCAGATAGGTGAGAATCTCCTGTAGAAGAGGCTGGGCGGCCTCTGGAGCCGTATCAACAAAAACCGGTTCGTCCATTGGTCGAGCTAGGGATAGGCCAAATGGGCACGGGGATTGTACGATTCTATCGCGTGAAGCTGACGGTACAGTTCTCGCTCAGCATCACTCAATTGGGGAGGCAGAGTAATGATAATTTCTACCAGTTGGTCACCGCGATCGCCATCGGGGCGGGGATAGCCTTTGCCCGCCAGCCGCAAGCGTTGGCCATTGCGCACCCCTGCCGGGATAGACATTTTCACCCAGCCATCGAGGGTCGGGGCTTCTACCTGACCTCCCAAGGCCGCTTCACTGGGGGTCACCGGCAAGTCACACACAATGTCGTAGCCCTCAAGGCGAAACAACGGATGCGGGGTGACATTAATTTTGAGGTAGAGGTCACCGCCGCCGGTCCCCTGTCCGCGCAGCCGCACCCGCTGGCCTGTGATCATTGCCCGCGGCAGGGTCACTTCTAGGGAGCGGCCATCCCCCAGCCGAATGCGCTCTCGTCCCCCTTCGTAGGCTTTTTCTAGGGGAATTTCTAGGGTGGCTTCAGCGTCGCGGCGGCTCACAGCAGTATAGGCAGTTTTCACTGTCCCAGGTCGAAAATAATCTGTTTCTATAGTAGGGGAACGACGTGGGGGATCCGCAGGGATGGTCGTGGTGCGCGATCGCCGTCCCAAGAGTTGATCTAAAAATTCCTGAAAGTTATCTTCACTCAGGTCAGGATCATCCCTGAGGCTCGTGCCATTACGGCGGTTTGTCGTCCGTTGGGGGCTACGGCTGCGAAACCCCGGCTGTGACCAATATTCGCCGTAGCGATCGTAGTGCTCGCGGCGAGCTGGGTCGCTGAGCACTTGGTAGGCTTCGCTAATGTCTTTGAATTTTTCTTCGGCAGCGCGATCGCCCGGGTTCATGTCTGGATGGTACCGCCGTGCAAGGCGACGGTAAGCCCGCTTAATTTCATCGCTACTGGCGCTCCGATCCACTCCCAAAAGCTGGTAGTAATCTCGAAAATTACGCATTTAAGTTCCTACTTGTCTCTTTCTACCAGTCGTCATCATCCCAATCATCCCATGCCGCTGAGTCACCCCGCTGTTCGTAGCTGCGGCGACGGCTGCTGCGGCTCGGTTGATTCCAGTCCTCATCGGTGTCGTCCAGTTCACGGCGGCGATCGCGCCCACGCACAGCCTCTAAGCCTTTGTTCACAGCCTCTTTGAGGTTCGGCAGCTTAAACAGGTCTTCCTCGTCTTCAGCCTCCTCTTCACTGAGGCGCAGTTCGCGGACAAAGTCGTACAAGCGCTCCTCAAGTGCCGCATAGGTGAGATCAATCTGGCGATCGTCATCATTGCGGATCCCCTCTTGCAGTTGCCGCACCAAGGCTTCAATGGTGCGCCGCTGATTGGCCGCAAACTGATACCCAAACTCTTGGGCGGCTTCGCGAAGCTGACGCTCGGCACGGTTAATGAGATCCTGAGCACGGTTGCGCTTCTGCACGCGATCGCGGCGTTGGCGATCGCCAGCGGCATTGGCTTCCGCATCCAAAAGCATTTGCTGAACCTCGTCCTCTGCCAAGGTCGACGCCCCCTGAATCACCACGCTCTGCTCGCGGCCACTAAAGCGATCCAACGCCACCACCTGCAACAGACCATTGGCATCGAGGTCAAAAGACACCTGAATTTGTGGCACACCGCGCGGCGCAGGGGGAATCCCGGTCAACTTAAAGCGCCCCAGAGACTTATTGTGCTCTGCCAGTTCGCGCTCGCCCTGAACCACATGAATTTCTACTTGGCTTTGATTATTTTCAGAGGTCGAGAAAATATCGGAACGGCGCACCGGAATCGTTGTATTACGCGGAATCAACACCTTGGTGACACCGCCAATGGTTTCCACCCCTAACGAGAGCGGAGTCACATCCAACAGCAGAATATCCTTCATATCCCCGGCCAAAATCCCCGCCTGAATGGCGGCTCCCACCGCCACGACCTCGTCAGGGTTGACATTCTGGCTGGGTTCACGGCCAATCATCTGGCGAACCAGCTCCTGTACCATGGGCATCCGCGTTGCCCCGCCCACCAGTACCACCGCATCAATCTGAGAGGGGGTGAGGAGCGCATCCCGCAGGGCTTGCTCTACAGGAAAGCGCAGGCGCTTGAGCAACTCTTGGCTCAAGCTTTCAAACTGGCGGCGACTCAGGGTTGTTTCAATATGTTTAGGCCCCTCAGCAGTAGCGGTGACAAAGGGAAGATCGATACTCGTTTCTTGCAGCCCCGATAGCTCAATTTTTTGCTTTTTCAGCAGCATCGGTGAGCCGTTGCAACGACTGGCGATCGCGCCGCAGATCAATCCCTTCCTGAGCTAAGAACTCCTCCGCGAGCCAATCCACAATTAACTTATCAAAATCGTTCCCCCCCAGTTGGGAATCACCACTGGTGGCCTTAACTTCAAACACCCCATCGCCAACATCCAGAATGGACACATCAAAGGTGCCACCCCCGAGGTCAAACACTAAAATGGTTTGCTCCTTCTGGCGATCTAACCCGTAGGCCAGTGCTGCTGCCGTGGGTTCATTGATAATGCGGCGCACATTCAAGCCCGCAATTCGCCCCGCATCGCGGGTGGCTTGGCGCTGCGAATCATTAAAATAGGCCGGTACCGTAATCACCGCATCGGTAACTGGCTCGCCTAGGTAGCGACTGGCATCCTCCACGAGCTTGCGCAGCACCATAGCAGAAATTTCCTCCGGTGCAAACTCTTTTTGCAGCCGCGGACACTTGATGCGCACTTTACCCGATTCATCCCGCCGGATAGTGTAGGGCACCCGCTTCAATTCTTGGCTCAGTTCAGCATAGTCACGGCCAATGAATCGCTTCACCCCATAAAACGTGTTTTGGGGGTTGAGCACCGCCTGTCGCCGCGCTAATTGCCCCACCAGACGCTCATTATCCTTAGCAAAGGCGACCACGGAGGGAGTGGTACGGGATCCTTCCGCATTGGCAATCACAACGGGTTTTCCCCCTTCCAGTACAGCAACGACGGAATTGGTTGTTCCCAGATCAATGCCAACAATTTTGCCCATGCCGTTTGAACGACTCCGCACTGGTTAGAATAAATGAATAGCGTTATGGTAGCGGATTATTTACCCTTTGTTACGCTTCTTCGATTGTACGAGATCTACTCAAGAGGGTCAGAATCGCCCCTTACCCCCGCTTTGCATTCTGCCACCGCTACACCTGAGTGTCCCTCGTGGTCAAAATTCGTTAGCCTATTGCTGTTTGCTGCCAACTCTGAGGTTAAGATGGCAGGCAAGAGGTTTAAGCGCAAGCATACCGAACTGTTGCTAAGCCTAATTCCGAGAAGGAGATCACCCTATGCTACACCGCAAGCTTTATCAACTCTACACCGATGGCCAAGAAGTCTGGATTTACTTGCGGGATCAACAGCGCCTCATTGATCGGGCGCGGATTGTCGATATTGAGGGCAATGTCGTAACCATTCGCTACGAAACCGATGAAGACGATGAAGTATGTGCATGGGAGGAAATTGTCAATATCGAGAGTATTGGTTCTATTTCCCGTCGCTTAGCGGCGGTTCCACGGGGGTATGCTGACCTGCCGGTGGCGGAGGAGTGCCCGGAGGCGGAGCAATTGCCCAAGCAGTCGTCGGAAACAGAACACGAACGCTAGCGTGTCCCAAGGCTGCCCTTGATCTATGCGCTGCGATTCTGTCCCCTTGGCTGATGCCACTGCTACCGATGCCCTCTACATGGAGCGGTGTCTGCAACTGGCTGAGCAGGCGCGGGGGCACACCTCCCCCAATCCGTTGGTGGGCTGTGTAATTGTGGCAGCGCAGCGCATTATTGGTGAAGGATTTCACCCCAAAGCAGGGGAACCCCATGCTGAGGTGTTTGCACTGCGGAGTGTGGCAACCGGCGATCGCCCCTTACTCACGGATGCCACCCTCTACGTGAACCTAGAGCCGTGCAATCATTATGGCCGCACCCCTCCCTGCACCGAGGCGATTATTGCCGCAGGCATTCCCCGGGTGGTGGTGGGGATGATTGACCCCGATCCACGGGTGGCCGGCTCCGGGATTGAACGCCTACGGGCTGCGGGGATTGCGGTGACAGTGGGGGTATGTGAAGCGGCCTGTCAACGGCTCAATGAAGCCTTTGTGCATCGGGTGCGTAACGCGCGCCCCTTTGGTATTCTCAAGTACGCCATGACCCTTGACGGCAAAATTGCCTCCAGTGCTGGCCATAGTACTTGGATTAGTGGGGAAGCCGCGCGAGCCATGGTGCACCAACTGCGTGCTGAATGTGATGCCATCATCGTTGGCGGCAATACCGTACGGCGGGATAACCCCCACCTCACCTCCCGCCATCCCCATACGCCGCTGCGGGTGGTGATGAGCCGTCATCTGGATTTGCCCCTAGATGCCTACCTGTGGCAAACGGATGCTGCGCCTACCCTAGTTGTTACTACGGCTCCAGCGGATCATCCCCTAGTGCCGCACTTACAGGCTTGTGGGGTTGAGGTGGTTTGCCGGCCAGTGCTCACCCCAACAACGCTGATGAAGGAGCTGTACAACCGCGGGATCATGACTGTGCTGTGGGAGTGCGGTGGTTCCTTAGCCGCAGCAGCGATCGCCGAGGGGATGGTGCAAAAAATCTGGGCGTTTATTGCTCCGAAAATCATTGGGGGTACCAGTGCCCCCGTTCCTGTGGCAGATTTGGGTCTCCAGAAAATGAGTGAGGCACTCTGCCTTGAGGAAGTAACATGGCAAACAGTGGGGCAAGATATTCTGGTGAGTGGCTACCTCCCAAAATCTGCTGCGCCATAGCCATTGATCACGCCTGCTCATGCAATCATCACTGCAACCTAGGCTCAAAAGATGATTGCGAGCGTCCATCAAGTATCATCGATTCTGTCAGGACTTGCCTATGACACCCAAACCTAGTGCCCAAGAATTGGCCACTGCCTTGCTCGAGGTGCTCAAAATTACTCCCGAAGACTGGCACCGTTTGAAAAACAACCGCCGTGCCCGTGCCCTAGAACAGGTGGCAGCGGGGCTGGTCTATTTGCTCAAGGACGAGGAGACCGAAGCGATCGCCCACTTGCAGCAGGCAGTGGGTTGGCTGGATCGGTCGATTAGCGCACCGCCGTGCCCCACCCATCATCGCTAAGCTAGCGTTGCCACCGCCGCCACTGGGAGACCACCGTGTCACTGCCGATATGCAGCAGAGCAGAGAGTTCTAAACCGAGGGCGATCGCCCCAAAGAGGCGCCAGTCTTGGCCTGCGATCCCTGCCAGCAGCGGCTTCACCAGAGTTAAACAATTGGCAAGGTGACCCGTTACATAGATTCCCAACGCCAAGAGGGTGATTCCTAGCCCGAACCATAGCCCTAAGTAAACCAAACGAATTAGGGTGCCAAGGATGGGGCCGTGGGTCCAGACGGAACGGTGGCGAAACAGCCTTTGGTAGGGGTGCCATATTCCCCGTAGGATACCCCAGCGATAGTAGGGTAAAGAGGCGGTATCTAGGTCTGGGCTAAGTAAAAAGCCCCCCACCCCAAAACTACTGCTGGCGATCGCCCCCCAGCGCCAATCCTTGGCGAGTGCACTCACTCCAAACCCAATCACAGGCATGGCTATCCAAGTCAGGCGATCGTGGGTGCGGCCACTGGGCATGGGAATTCCTACAGCATCAATCATAAGGGAACTACGGAGACCAGAGGCGGTCAATGCAGTTGACGAACTCATCGCTCGCGGAATACGTCTAAGTCAACCTAGAGGAACTGCGCTGAAATTTGAATCTGCAAAGGGGCAACTGCGCAAATCTAATCGCAGGGTGTGCCAGTTTACAGGCCTGTCCCTATTCGAGTACGCTAAGCAGGTTTAATCTAGTAGCGCAGTCAGTCAAGTAAGCGTGTTGTCGTGCCTCGTTGGTGGAGTGATGTGAATGGAGAAACAGTGGCGTTTCTGGCAATCTCAAACCGTGTGGAGCACATTGTGCGGTACCGCAGCCGCTGTTGTGATCTGCCAACCCGCCATGGCCAGCCGCTTATACCTATGGCGACTCAACCCCACCACTAACCAACTGGAGATTCGCACAGAGCAAGGGGTGCAGCCGCGGGCGGAGCTAGTTTATAACCCGACTCGTTTGGTGATTGATTTGCCCGGGGTGGTGCTCGGCAGCCCCCAGGTCAGCCAAAACTATAGCGGTGCCATCCGTCAGGTTCGCGTGGCGCAGTTTGACCCCCAAACGACCCGCATCGTTGTGGAGTACGCCGCAGGCTATACGATCGATCCGCAGCAGGTGCGCTTTCGTGGGGTAGCTGCCAATAACTGGTTAGTCCAACTCCCCCAACCCCAACAGCAAGCCAGCACACCCCCAGCACCCACCCCTGCGCCTGCGCCGACGGCACCCTCACCAAGGACGGCAACCCCCCTACAGGTACGCAGTTGGCAAAGCGATGCCACTGGCTTTATGGTCATGACCGATCGCCCCCTGCCGGATGGCAGCTATACACTCCGCCGTCCTCGCCGTAATCGCATTGAAATTTTGCTCAGCAATAGTGAACTGATCCGCAACTTTAACCCGCGCCGCTTAGAACTGCGCCGCTTTGGTCGCGATCGCGTCCGTGCCGAAATTCGCCCCCAGGGTCGGCAAGTCCTGATCACTCTGGAGATTAACCCTCAGGACGGGGACTGGCAAATCACCTCCCGCAACGATGGGTTTGTCATTAGCCCCACCACCACCGCCATTAGCCCGCCAACCTCCTCCCGCCCTAGCGCAATACCCGCCGCCACTGCCCAAACACCCCTTACAACGATTCAACGGATTGATTTGGGGGGACGAGAGTTACTGATCCAAGGCGATCGCACCGTCTTCTATAGTGTCGGCTGGGAGGGCAACAGCTATCGCATTCGCCTGCGCCAAGCACAGTTAGGCAATATCCGCGAACCACGCTTAGTGCCTGGCAGCCCCCTGAGTGACATTCAGGTACGCCAAGAAGACAACCAGACCGTTACGATTTTGCTGACCCCCGCGCCCAACTTCCGTATCCTTGGCCCGCGGGCACTCTCTGCCGAATCCTTTATCGTCCAACTTCAGGGGGCAGGGGAACCACCGCCCAGTGCCACCACGCCCATTCAAGTGCCCCCACCCCCACGAGCCAATTTCCCAGCCAGCCTGTTCCTCGGGGTCGCTACGTGGTCGTGATTGATCCTGGCCATGGCGGTAGCGATGCCGGTGCTATTGGGATTGGCGGCATTCGCGAGAAAGATATTGTCATAGACATTAGCCAACAGGTGGCTCAATTCCTACAACAACAGGGAGTTCAGGTGATCCTCACCCGCACCAGTGACATTGACCTAGAGCTTGCCCCCCGCGTGAGTATGGCGGAGCGGGCACGGGCAAACGCCTTTGTCAGTATCCATGCCAATGCCATCAGCATGGCGCGCCCCGATGTGAATGGTGTGGAGACCTACTACGCCCCCGGGAAGTCGAGTCGCTTAGCCGCCGCGATTCAAAACAGTATCCTCAGTTCTCTCAATGTGCGCGATCGCGGCGTCAGGGCTGCCCGCTTTTACGTGATTCGCAATACCTCCATGGATGCAGCTCTTGTGGAAACGGGCTTTGTGACTGGTGCTGAAGATGCCGCTAACCTCAGTAATCCCGCATGGCGTACCCAAATGGCGCAGGCGATCGCCCGCGGGATTCTTAACTTTCTCCAAGGACGTTAAACTAGCAGCAAGGAACCCATTGACTGTGGACAAAAATTGATCAATTCAGGTTTATAAAATAACTGGTGGGGGTTCTCAATCTATCCGTTCATAGGGTGAAGATTCAGCCGACTAGTAGAGTGCGCGCACCGGTGGTGCTGGCATCGGCGGGGGTGGTGCAAAGAAGATAGGCTGTGGCGGTGGTAATGGCGTTTCTACCGCTAAATTACAGGGATAGGGAGTGCCATACATCGATGTACAGAAAGGACTATCCAAGTCACGGGTACGAATTGCAGGGGCATTAGACTGCTGATACCACGCATCATTAGAGACATAGTGAATGCGGCGACCCCGATTGATGATGTCATTATCGCGGTAGGTTGGCGTGCCAAACACAAACATGGCATCCCCAGCGATCGACTCATCCACCCAATAGTTTTGAGTTCCATCAATGCGCTCAAAAGCTTGGGGAAGCGTAGGACGGGTCACCGGATACATCTGCGGGTTCACAGGTTGGCGACGGCTTTGGGCAGTGGCCGGAGCTACAACTGCCGCCAACATCACCACGGCCACCAGCGGGGCAAATCTCATTCTCATCGGTTACTCTCCAGACAGGTCTAACTTCGGCAACAGTGAGGACTCCTAGACGGGCTGCTAGGCTTTAATCATTTTTGCTTAGGTTTATTCTAAAGTTGCCACTATGGGAAACGCGGTAGTACTGTGCCGCTTTCTTAGCATCTTGGGAAGATGCACCACTGCTCATATCGTTACACTTTGATCGTTGCACTTTGAGTGCAGGTAGAGTCAAAAAAAGCTGGGGGATACCTAATCTCCCAGCCTGCGGATTGTGCCGATGATCGGTAGCAACTACAGCTATCGCCAACCAGCGCGATCCATGATCCGTAGTGCTTCGGCATTATTTCGCCCGAACACGGCGGCGTTCACATTTTGGCCACGGAAATTACCGAACCGTTGAATTATGGGGTGGAGCGGTACCCCAGAACGTACCGGATACTCATAGTTAGCCATCGCAAACATTTCTTGGACTTTAGGGCTAACCAAGTATTCTAGAAATTGAATGGCTGCTTGACGGTTGGGGGCACCAGCCACTACCCCGGCTCCACAGATATTGACGTGGGCGCCACGATCCCGCTGATTTGGGAAAAATAGGGCAACTTTATTGGCGACTTCTTGATCTTCTGGTTTATTAGAGGCTATTAAGCGAGCCAAATAGTAGTGGTTTGCAATTGCCACACTGCCCACTCCGGCAGCACAGGCACGAATTTGATCCGTATCATTGCCTTGCGGTGACCGTGCAAAGTTCTGGACTAAGCCCCGTGCCCACTGCTCTGTTTTTGGGGCACCATGAATGGCCAACAGTGACCCCGTCAGGGACTGACTATAGACATTGGTGGAGGTGCGGGTGAGGACTTGGCCGCGCCATCGCGCATTAGCCAGATCCTCATAGGTTGAGAGCTGGCTAGGGTTGACCTTTGATTTGTCGTAGATGAGCACTCGCACCCGCCGTGACAACCCAAACCAATGCCCTTGTGGCTCTCGAAGGTTGGCTGGGACGACACTCGTCAATGTGCGCGACTGAACCGGTTGCAAAATACCTGCTTGTTGAGCACGCCACAAACGTCCGGCATCAACGGTAATTAGAACATCCGCTGGGCTGCGACTCCCTTCACTGCGAATCCGCTCGATTAGGGCATCGGCTTCAGCTTCGATGAGGTTGACACGGATACCCGTTTGCTGCGTAAAGCCGTTGTACAGGGCTTTGTCAGTATCATAGTGCCGCGCTGAATAGACGTTAATGACACGACCTGCCTGTGCCAAACGCTCCTGTGCCATGCTAGACTCAGAGCCTTGATTTAGCGCATGGTGAGCAAGGTAAGCTGCTGCCCCCGCTCCCATCCCTAATAATGCACGGCGGGCAATTTTGTCCATAGTTGAGAATTTCTCCTAAAAATAAGGCTGAAAGCCATTGTAGTCTGAGGATCTGCCTTTTTGCAAGTTATTAGCAAGTATGTGACACAAGCGCCGAGCGTTTATGATGGGGAATGTTCAGAATACCGTGTTCTACACTGCCTAAAATTTCTGATGGTTTGCATCCTTGCCATTGAAACCAGTTGTGATGAAACGGCTGCCGCTGTCGTGCGCGATCGCCACATTGAAAGTAATGTGATTGCCTCGCAAATCAGCGCCCATAAACCCTTTGGCGGCGTTGTGCCTGAGGTGGCATCCCGTGCTCATTTGCAAAACATTAATGGAGTCATTGCCACTGCCATGGCTGAAGCCCACTGCGACTGGGCCGCTATTGATGCCATTGCTGTTACCTGCGCCCCCGGGCTAGTGGGGTCATTACTCATTGGGGTTACGGCCGCTAAAACCCTTGCCATGGTGCACCACAAACCCCTAGTGGGGATTCACCACCTCGAGGGGCACCTGTACGCCTCCTACTTGGCGGAACCGACCCTTGAGCCACCCTTTTTGTGTTTGCTGGTGTCGGGGGGGCACACTAGTCTGATTGGGGTCTATGGCTGTGGTCAGTACCAACTGTTTGGTCAAACCCGCGATGATGCGGCTGGTGAGGCCTATGACAAGGTTGCCCGGCTGCTGGGGTTAGGGTACCCCGGTGGGCCTATGATGGATCGCTTGGCACAGAGCGGTAATCCCGATGCCTTTACGCTACCGGAGGGGAATATTTCCTTAGCCAATGGCAAGGTTCACCCCTACGATTCTAGTTTTAGTGGCCTGAAAACAGCGGTGGCGCGACTGGTGAGCCAACTGCGCGACACCCATGGTGATAACTTACCGGTGGCCGATATTGCCGCTAGTTTTCAGAAAGCAGTTGCCCACGCCCTGACGAAGCGGGCGATCGCCGCTGCGGTGGATCATGGATTCACAACCCTGGCAATTGGCGGTGGGGTGGCAGCGAACTCCGGACTGCGGCAGTACTTAACCGCTGCGGCCACCCCCTTGGGAATCCGCCTTATTTTTCCACCCTTGCGCCTGTGTACCGACAATGCCGCCATGATTGGTTGTGCGGCGGCGGATCATGTGCGGCAAGGGGAGCGATCGCCCCTGAGCTTAGGGGCTAAGTCTCGCCTGAGTTTACTGGAGCTTGGGCAGTTGTACGGGCGCTAACCAGCATTGACAGCAAAAAGAAGCCGAGTTGACAGACCACAATACTCGGCCCCGAAGGCAAATTAAACGCAGCGGACATCAGGATGCCAGCGATCGCCGTGCCCACACCCACTGCGCTCGCCAAGAGCACATAGTAGGCGAACTGCTGCGTCCACAGCCGCGCACCACAGGCAGGAATAACAACAAAGGCACTAATGAGCAGTACCCCTACGGTTTTAATAGAGACTGCCACCACCAACGCCAACAGGGTAATAAATAGCAATCGTTGTAGGCGCACAGCCACCCCCCGTGCCACCGCCAAGGTTTCATTCACCGTAATTAATAGCTGCACCCGCAGAGTCAAGATCACAAAGAGGCAGACAATGCCGCAAAGGAACCCGCTCAACATTAAGTCCTGTTGTTGCACCGCCAGAATATCCCCAAACAGTAAGTTGTTCAGACCACCGCGATAGCGATCGGCAAACGTTAGGAGCAGAATGGCTAAGGCAAGGGAAGCGGAATAGATAATATTGAGCAGTGCATCAGTCCACAGACGAGTGCGCTCTAAAAGATAGGTGACGACCAACGCAAAAATAACAGCAAAGGGCAGCAGAACCAGCGATGGATTGATACCGAAGACCACGCCTAAGCTAATCCCCAGTAAGGCGGAATGCCCAAGGGCATCGCTAAAAAACGACAACTGCCGCAAAATTGTAAAGCTACCGAGGGCACCCCCCATCGCTCCGGTAAAGATCCCGCCCAAGAGTGCTCGCTGCATGAAGGGTAATTGGAACAGATCAATCACCCGCTCAAATATGGCTTGTAAGGCCACCATGGCTATGGGGCTGGGGAGCCAGCCACACGGGGAATGCCGAGGCTGTAGTTGCGCACGCGGCTATTGAGGTTATAGGCCACCTCCCCTTGCATCAGCAGGGCACGCACAAAGTGCTCTAGG harbors:
- a CDS encoding acyl-CoA dehydrogenase family protein produces the protein MDEPVFVDTAPEAAQPLLQEILTYLETEVAPNANRIDQQKSLLSSALQALAELGIFRLAPPEAVGGLGCPPSILWHLALKLGEASGALAFLVSQHQTALSIILEHPNSSVAQAYFSDLMLGKTLIGVGFSHLRYNHVDLKARSLPQGYLLKGNIPWLSGFQHMTMVVVAAELPGEQTLFALLPLMNAQQSSGGILHLTLPLPLAAVPSTQTVQAEVIDWFVPPEDVVGIGDPNWIEQRDSQKLLRGSAAPLGCARASLQVLATFPQSAELYACLWDRWQFLYTTIQQELGQLNPPYHAKLRAKAVQLAVRAAQAAMITTGGSAVLLNHTVQRLYREAMLYMVTGLNNNLRDALLAELLVEERCL
- a CDS encoding J domain-containing protein gives rise to the protein MRNFRDYYQLLGVDRSASSDEIKRAYRRLARRYHPDMNPGDRAAEEKFKDISEAYQVLSDPARREHYDRYGEYWSQPGFRSRSPQRTTNRRNGTSLRDDPDLSEDNFQEFLDQLLGRRSRTTTIPADPPRRSPTIETDYFRPGTVKTAYTAVSRRDAEATLEIPLEKAYEGGRERIRLGDGRSLEVTLPRAMITGQRVRLRGQGTGGGDLYLKINVTPHPLFRLEGYDIVCDLPVTPSEAALGGQVEAPTLDGWVKMSIPAGVRNGQRLRLAGKGYPRPDGDRGDQLVEIIITLPPQLSDAERELYRQLHAIESYNPRAHLAYP
- a CDS encoding DUF6679 family protein, with amino-acid sequence MLHRKLYQLYTDGQEVWIYLRDQQRLIDRARIVDIEGNVVTIRYETDEDDEVCAWEEIVNIESIGSISRRLAAVPRGYADLPVAEECPEAEQLPKQSSETEHER
- the ribD gene encoding bifunctional diaminohydroxyphosphoribosylaminopyrimidine deaminase/5-amino-6-(5-phosphoribosylamino)uracil reductase RibD produces the protein MRCDSVPLADATATDALYMERCLQLAEQARGHTSPNPLVGCVIVAAQRIIGEGFHPKAGEPHAEVFALRSVATGDRPLLTDATLYVNLEPCNHYGRTPPCTEAIIAAGIPRVVVGMIDPDPRVAGSGIERLRAAGIAVTVGVCEAACQRLNEAFVHRVRNARPFGILKYAMTLDGKIASSAGHSTWISGEAARAMVHQLRAECDAIIVGGNTVRRDNPHLTSRHPHTPLRVVMSRHLDLPLDAYLWQTDAAPTLVVTTAPADHPLVPHLQACGVEVVCRPVLTPTTLMKELYNRGIMTVLWECGGSLAAAAIAEGMVQKIWAFIAPKIIGGTSAPVPVADLGLQKMSEALCLEEVTWQTVGQDILVSGYLPKSAAP
- a CDS encoding DUF6439 family protein produces the protein MTPKPSAQELATALLEVLKITPEDWHRLKNNRRARALEQVAAGLVYLLKDEETEAIAHLQQAVGWLDRSISAPPCPTHHR
- a CDS encoding metal-binding protein translates to MIDAVGIPMPSGRTHDRLTWIAMPVIGFGVSALAKDWRWGAIASSSFGVGGFLLSPDLDTASLPYYRWGILRGIWHPYQRLFRHRSVWTHGPILGTLIRLVYLGLWFGLGITLLALGIYVTGHLANCLTLVKPLLAGIAGQDWRLFGAIALGLELSALLHIGSDTVVSQWRRWQR
- a CDS encoding AMIN domain-containing protein, which codes for MEKQWRFWQSQTVWSTLCGTAAAVVICQPAMASRLYLWRLNPTTNQLEIRTEQGVQPRAELVYNPTRLVIDLPGVVLGSPQVSQNYSGAIRQVRVAQFDPQTTRIVVEYAAGYTIDPQQVRFRGVAANNWLVQLPQPQQQASTPPAPTPAPAPTAPSPRTATPLQVRSWQSDATGFMVMTDRPLPDGSYTLRRPRRNRIEILLSNSELIRNFNPRRLELRRFGRDRVRAEIRPQGRQVLITLEINPQDGDWQITSRNDGFVISPTTTAISPPTSSRPSAIPAATAQTPLTTIQRIDLGGRELLIQGDRTVFYSVGWEGNSYRIRLRQAQLGNIREPRLVPGSPLSDIQVRQEDNQTVTILLTPAPNFRILGPRALSAESFIVQLQGAGEPPPSATTPIQVPPPPRANFPASLFLGVATWS
- a CDS encoding N-acetylmuramoyl-L-alanine amidase family protein, which codes for MIDPGHGGSDAGAIGIGGIREKDIVIDISQQVAQFLQQQGVQVILTRTSDIDLELAPRVSMAERARANAFVSIHANAISMARPDVNGVETYYAPGKSSRLAAAIQNSILSSLNVRDRGVRAARFYVIRNTSMDAALVETGFVTGAEDAANLSNPAWRTQMAQAIARGILNFLQGR
- a CDS encoding Fe(3+) ABC transporter substrate-binding protein; the encoded protein is MDKIARRALLGMGAGAAAYLAHHALNQGSESSMAQERLAQAGRVINVYSARHYDTDKALYNGFTQQTGIRVNLIEAEADALIERIRSEGSRSPADVLITVDAGRLWRAQQAGILQPVQSRTLTSVVPANLREPQGHWFGLSRRVRVLIYDKSKVNPSQLSTYEDLANARWRGQVLTRTSTNVYSQSLTGSLLAIHGAPKTEQWARGLVQNFARSPQGNDTDQIRACAAGVGSVAIANHYYLARLIASNKPEDQEVANKVALFFPNQRDRGAHVNICGAGVVAGAPNRQAAIQFLEYLVSPKVQEMFAMANYEYPVRSGVPLHPIIQRFGNFRGQNVNAAVFGRNNAEALRIMDRAGWR